Proteins encoded by one window of Streptomyces sp. ALI-76-A:
- a CDS encoding wax ester/triacylglycerol synthase family O-acyltransferase encodes MTSDLLAPLDLAFWNMESAEHPMHLGALGVFAAHSPTAGAHAADLLAARAAAVPGLRMRIRDVWPLGFPAAFGGAAREPAPDFDPLDHVTLHAPAADFQSEAGRLMQRPLERQRPPWEAHVLPGQDGVSFAVLFKFHHALADGLRALTLAAAVLDPLDMPPPRPRPVEPPRALLPDVRRLPGLVRDSLSDTLSDVGRALDIGASVARSTLDVRSSAALTARSTGTRRTAGVVVDLDDVHRVRKTVGGTVNDVVIAVVAGALRRWLDERGDGSEGVAPRALIPVSRRRPRTAHPQGNRLSGYLMRLPVADPDPLGRLAAVRAAMDRNKDAGPNRGAGAVALLADHVPALGHRLGGPLVGQAARLWFDILVTSVPLPSIGLKLGGNPVTAVYPFAPLARGQSLAVAISTYRGSVHYGLVADAEAVPDLDRFAHALSAEVETLITACDS; translated from the coding sequence TTGACTTCTGACCTGCTCGCACCCCTCGATCTCGCCTTCTGGAACATGGAATCCGCCGAGCATCCGATGCACCTGGGCGCGCTCGGCGTCTTCGCGGCGCACTCGCCCACCGCGGGCGCCCACGCGGCCGACCTGCTCGCCGCCCGGGCCGCCGCGGTGCCCGGACTGCGGATGCGCATCCGGGACGTGTGGCCCCTCGGCTTCCCCGCGGCCTTCGGCGGCGCCGCCCGCGAGCCCGCCCCCGACTTCGACCCGCTCGACCACGTCACCCTGCACGCCCCCGCCGCGGACTTCCAGAGCGAGGCGGGCCGGCTCATGCAGCGTCCGCTGGAGCGGCAGCGGCCACCGTGGGAGGCTCATGTGCTGCCGGGGCAGGACGGCGTCTCGTTCGCCGTGCTGTTCAAGTTCCACCACGCCCTGGCCGACGGACTGCGCGCGCTCACGCTGGCCGCCGCGGTCCTGGACCCGCTGGACATGCCCCCGCCCCGCCCCCGCCCGGTAGAACCGCCGCGCGCGCTCCTCCCGGACGTCCGCCGGCTGCCGGGACTGGTCCGCGACTCCCTCTCCGACACCCTGTCCGACGTGGGCCGGGCCCTCGACATCGGCGCCTCCGTCGCCCGCTCCACCCTGGACGTGCGCTCCAGCGCCGCCCTCACCGCCCGGTCCACCGGCACCCGCCGCACCGCCGGCGTGGTCGTCGACCTGGACGACGTGCACCGCGTGCGCAAGACCGTCGGCGGCACCGTCAACGACGTCGTGATCGCGGTCGTCGCGGGCGCGCTGCGCCGCTGGCTCGACGAGCGCGGCGACGGCAGCGAGGGCGTCGCACCCCGCGCCCTGATCCCGGTCTCCCGGCGCCGGCCGCGCACCGCCCACCCCCAGGGCAACCGGCTCTCCGGGTATCTGATGCGGCTGCCGGTCGCCGACCCGGACCCGCTCGGCCGCCTCGCCGCGGTCCGCGCGGCCATGGACCGCAACAAGGACGCCGGACCCAACCGGGGCGCCGGCGCCGTCGCCCTGCTCGCCGACCACGTCCCCGCGCTCGGCCACCGGCTCGGCGGCCCCCTGGTCGGCCAGGCCGCCCGGCTCTGGTTCGACATCCTGGTCACCAGCGTGCCCCTGCCGAGCATCGGCCTGAAGCTCGGCGGCAACCCGGTCACCGCGGTCTACCCCTTCGCCCCGCTCGCCCGCGGCCAGTCCCTGGCGGTCGCGATCTCGACGTACCGCGGCAGCGTCCACTACGGCCTCGTCGCCGATGCCGAGGCCGTCCCCGACCTCGACCGGTTCGCCCACGCCCTCTCCGCGGAGGTGGAGACGTTGATCACCGCCTGCGACTCCTGA
- a CDS encoding alpha/beta fold hydrolase has translation MRSWSTACVAAALVLVAATGCTGDGGEGDGTRTGPPASARASSQGPTAPPSATRTPVDPVSIPGLIQREHRGSGLELGAVLARTDAYTSHRVTYEANGLTISGLLNIPTGRGPFPALVLAHGYIDPAVYTTGRGLAREQDLLARDGYVVLHTDYRNHAGSDDDPDNDVNLRLGYTEDVIGAVKALRSSGRPEIDGERIGLLGRSMGGGVVYNTLVVAPGLVDAAVVFAPVSSRPAENVDHFQRGEGDPVVAGIEAAHGTPEENPRFWREVSPITYVDRVTEPLLIHHGTADGTCPLTWTRQTVAAFERAGKDVQLRTYEGEGHTFGPQWPRSMDATTAFFERHLR, from the coding sequence ATGCGGTCATGGAGTACGGCCTGCGTCGCCGCCGCGCTGGTGCTGGTGGCCGCGACCGGCTGCACCGGGGACGGCGGCGAAGGCGACGGGACGCGCACCGGCCCGCCCGCCTCCGCGCGCGCGTCGAGCCAGGGCCCCACCGCCCCGCCCTCCGCCACCCGCACACCCGTCGACCCGGTGTCCATCCCGGGGCTGATCCAGCGCGAGCACCGCGGCTCCGGCCTCGAACTCGGCGCGGTGCTCGCCCGGACCGACGCCTACACCAGTCACCGTGTGACGTACGAGGCGAACGGCCTGACGATCTCCGGCCTCCTGAACATCCCGACGGGCAGGGGGCCCTTCCCGGCGCTGGTCCTGGCGCACGGCTACATCGACCCGGCCGTCTACACCACCGGCCGCGGGCTGGCCCGCGAACAGGACCTGCTGGCCCGCGACGGCTACGTGGTCCTGCACACCGACTACCGCAACCACGCGGGCTCGGACGACGACCCCGACAACGACGTCAACCTCCGCCTCGGCTACACCGAGGACGTCATCGGCGCCGTCAAGGCGCTGCGCTCCTCCGGCCGCCCGGAGATCGACGGCGAACGGATCGGTCTGCTGGGCCGGTCGATGGGCGGCGGGGTCGTCTACAACACGCTGGTGGTGGCCCCCGGCCTGGTCGACGCGGCCGTGGTGTTCGCGCCGGTCAGCTCCCGCCCGGCCGAGAACGTCGACCACTTCCAGCGCGGCGAGGGCGACCCGGTGGTCGCCGGGATCGAGGCCGCGCACGGCACCCCCGAGGAGAACCCGAGGTTCTGGCGGGAGGTCTCGCCGATCACCTATGTCGACCGCGTGACCGAGCCGCTGCTGATCCATCACGGCACGGCGGACGGCACCTGCCCCCTGACCTGGACCCGGCAGACCGTCGCCGCGTTCGAACGGGCCGGCAAGGACGTCCAGCTGCGGACGTACGAGGGCGAGGGGCACACGTTCGGACCACAGTGGCCGCGCTCGATGGACGCCACGACGGCGTTCTTCGAACGGCACCTGCGCTGA
- a CDS encoding amidase family protein has protein sequence MTSWVGRTAVEIAAAVREKRVTPREVVAAHLARIERLDGRIGAFRTVRAGAALAEADEVAARGDLGELPLAGVPVAVKDNLAVRGEAMRVGSAATPDTPADADHVTVARLRAAGAVVVGLTNVPELCVFGTTEGVHGTARNPWDTSRTAGGSSGGSAAAVAAGLVPIALGNDGLGSLRIPAANCGLVTLKPGPGVVPAGVSDGDWFGMSENGPLATTVEDTRLMLSVLADTVFVRRAPDATHRVAASLRSPLAGVAVTSPYTAAVREAAGVLMKAGHQVRRADPPYPLSLSLTSLAHWTAGTAVDAQGLDRRRLARRTRVHAAVGRRFVNSVRTGEGRQALRRRLEPFFDEYDVLLMPALARRSPKSAPWHERGWLRNVLANTNYSPLTPPWNLTGWPAMSVPFGTLPSGVPCAVQLVGLPGSEADLLGVAAQLEERRPWERTAPLE, from the coding sequence GTGACCAGCTGGGTCGGCCGGACCGCCGTCGAGATCGCCGCCGCCGTACGCGAGAAGCGCGTCACGCCCCGCGAGGTGGTGGCCGCACACCTCGCCCGGATCGAGCGGCTCGACGGCCGCATCGGGGCGTTCCGCACGGTACGGGCCGGGGCGGCGCTCGCCGAGGCCGACGAGGTGGCCGCGCGCGGCGACCTGGGCGAACTGCCGCTGGCCGGGGTGCCGGTGGCCGTCAAGGACAACCTGGCCGTGCGCGGCGAGGCCATGCGCGTCGGTTCCGCCGCGACCCCGGACACGCCCGCCGACGCCGACCATGTCACCGTGGCCCGGCTGCGGGCGGCGGGCGCGGTGGTGGTGGGCCTGACCAACGTGCCGGAACTGTGCGTCTTCGGCACCACCGAGGGCGTCCACGGCACCGCCCGCAACCCGTGGGACACCTCCCGCACGGCGGGCGGCTCGTCGGGCGGCAGCGCGGCCGCGGTCGCCGCCGGCCTGGTGCCGATCGCCCTCGGCAACGACGGCCTGGGCTCCCTGCGCATCCCGGCGGCCAACTGCGGCCTGGTCACCCTGAAGCCGGGCCCCGGTGTGGTGCCCGCCGGGGTCAGCGACGGCGACTGGTTCGGCATGTCGGAGAACGGGCCCCTGGCGACGACGGTCGAGGACACCCGGCTGATGCTGTCGGTCCTCGCGGACACCGTGTTCGTACGCCGTGCCCCGGACGCGACACACCGCGTCGCCGCCTCCCTGCGCAGCCCGCTCGCCGGTGTCGCCGTCACCTCGCCGTACACCGCGGCGGTCCGGGAGGCGGCCGGCGTGCTCATGAAGGCGGGTCACCAGGTGCGCCGGGCCGATCCGCCGTACCCGCTGTCGCTGAGCCTCACCTCGCTCGCCCACTGGACGGCCGGCACGGCCGTGGACGCGCAGGGGCTGGACCGGCGGCGACTGGCCCGGCGCACCCGGGTGCACGCGGCGGTCGGACGCCGCTTCGTGAACTCGGTGCGCACCGGAGAGGGGCGGCAGGCGCTGCGCCGGCGCCTGGAGCCGTTCTTCGACGAGTACGACGTGCTGCTCATGCCGGCGCTCGCCCGCCGCTCCCCCAAGTCCGCGCCCTGGCACGAGCGGGGCTGGCTGCGCAACGTGCTGGCCAACACGAACTACTCGCCGCTGACCCCGCCGTGGAACCTCACCGGCTGGCCCGCGATGTCGGTCCCGTTCGGCACTCTTCCCTCGGGCGTCCCCTGCGCCGTGCAGCTGGTGGGGCTGCCGGGGTCGGAGGCGGATCTGCTGGGGGTGGCGGCGCAGTTGGAGGAGCGGCGCCCGTGGGAGCGGACGGCACCGCTGGAGTAG
- a CDS encoding winged helix DNA-binding domain-containing protein, producing the protein MQITARELNRATLDRQSLLRRERSGVVEAVRRVVALQAQQPASPYLALWNRIAGFDPADLDAAFTRRAVVKATLMRITLHAVHADDHPVFREAMRPTLRASRLGHRFAAAGLTPADAEDLMPRLLEFVAHPRTSRELNAWCEERLGAERSAGAWWGLKGYAPLLHVPTGGPWSFGTSPSFVAARPAQPAAGAEEALRTLALRYLAGFGPASVADVAQFALVQRARVRTALRALGDAVEHVEGPDGTALFDIPGASRPPADTPAPPRLMAMWDSVLLAHADRTRVIPPDYRSLVIRVNGDVLPTLLVDGYVAGVWRPVEGGIEATAFHDLSPAAWDGLASEAASLTRLLAPRDPRVYSRYGHWWAKLPQARVRILPG; encoded by the coding sequence GTGCAGATCACCGCGCGGGAACTCAACCGGGCCACCCTCGACCGTCAGTCGCTGCTCCGGCGGGAACGGTCGGGGGTCGTCGAGGCGGTGCGGCGCGTGGTGGCGTTGCAGGCGCAGCAGCCCGCGTCGCCGTATCTGGCGCTGTGGAACCGGATCGCGGGCTTCGACCCGGCCGACCTGGACGCCGCCTTCACGCGGCGAGCGGTCGTCAAGGCGACCCTGATGCGCATCACCCTCCACGCGGTCCACGCGGACGACCACCCGGTGTTCCGGGAGGCGATGCGGCCGACGCTGCGGGCCTCCCGGCTCGGTCACCGCTTCGCCGCCGCGGGACTCACCCCCGCGGACGCCGAGGACCTGATGCCCCGGCTGCTGGAGTTCGTGGCACACCCGCGCACGTCCCGCGAGCTGAACGCCTGGTGTGAGGAGCGGCTCGGGGCGGAGCGGAGCGCCGGGGCGTGGTGGGGGCTGAAGGGGTACGCCCCGCTGCTGCACGTCCCGACCGGCGGGCCCTGGTCGTTCGGGACCTCACCGTCGTTCGTCGCGGCGCGCCCCGCACAGCCGGCGGCGGGGGCGGAAGAGGCGTTGCGGACCCTCGCCCTGCGCTATCTGGCGGGGTTCGGACCGGCGTCGGTGGCGGACGTGGCGCAGTTCGCCCTGGTGCAGCGGGCCCGTGTCCGCACGGCGCTCCGCGCGCTCGGTGACGCCGTGGAGCACGTCGAGGGGCCCGACGGCACGGCACTGTTCGACATCCCCGGGGCCTCGCGCCCGCCCGCGGACACCCCGGCCCCGCCCCGGCTGATGGCGATGTGGGACAGCGTCCTGCTGGCCCACGCCGACCGCACCCGCGTGATCCCGCCGGACTACCGCTCCCTGGTGATCCGCGTCAACGGCGACGTGCTGCCGACGCTGCTGGTCGACGGCTATGTGGCGGGCGTGTGGCGCCCGGTCGAGGGCGGCATCGAGGCGACCGCCTTCCACGACCTCTCGCCCGCGGCCTGGGACGGACTCGCCTCGGAGGCCGCGTCCCTGACCCGGCTGCTCGCCCCTCGCGACCCGCGCGTGTACAGCAGGTACGGCCACTGGTGGGCCAAGCTTCCCCAGGCACGGGTGCGGATCCTGCCGGGCTGA
- a CDS encoding SDR family NAD(P)-dependent oxidoreductase: protein MTVTDNGSATTDEIVYGPGIDPERLAVCLGVLEELEELDVDHPDAIAVRRATAGIYRSVKQRRRQERRAAKTAHDKAVTEATATGSARRIDDETEGILPSSVVEEGQIAGILQRPRSCYTCKTRYVEVDYFYHQLCQKCAADNRARRDARTDLTGRRALLTGGRAKIGMYIALRLLRDGAHTTITTRFPNDAVRRFKAQPDSADWIDRLKIVGLDLRDPAQVVALADSVAAEGPLDILINNAAQTVRRSPQAYSELLAAESAPLPAGELPAAEVIGTFGSGAVPALPLASAGALTAQDVTDLALISGSASLERIAAGTAIDAGGLIPDLHDSNSWIQTVEEVTPVELLEVQLCNSTAPFILISRLRPSMASSSAARTYIVNVSAMEGVFARGYKGAGHPHTNMAKAALNMLTRTSAQEMFEKDGILMTAVDTGWITDERPHPDKVRLAEAGFHAPLDLVDGAARVYDPIVRGEAGEDLYGVFLKDYAPGKW from the coding sequence ATGACGGTGACAGACAACGGCTCGGCGACCACGGACGAGATCGTCTACGGTCCCGGAATCGACCCGGAGCGGCTGGCCGTCTGCCTCGGCGTGCTCGAGGAACTCGAGGAACTGGACGTCGACCACCCCGACGCGATCGCCGTGCGCCGGGCCACCGCGGGCATCTACCGCTCCGTCAAGCAGCGCCGCCGCCAGGAGCGCCGGGCCGCCAAGACCGCGCACGACAAGGCGGTGACCGAGGCGACGGCCACCGGCTCCGCCCGCCGCATCGACGACGAGACCGAGGGCATCCTGCCGTCGTCGGTCGTCGAGGAGGGCCAGATCGCGGGGATACTCCAGCGCCCCCGTTCCTGCTACACCTGCAAGACCCGGTACGTCGAGGTCGACTACTTCTACCACCAGCTCTGCCAGAAGTGCGCCGCCGACAACCGCGCCCGCCGCGACGCCCGCACCGACCTCACCGGCAGGCGCGCGCTGCTCACCGGCGGCCGCGCCAAGATCGGCATGTACATCGCGCTGCGGCTGCTGCGTGACGGTGCCCACACCACCATCACCACCCGCTTCCCGAACGACGCCGTCCGCCGCTTCAAGGCCCAGCCCGACAGCGCCGACTGGATCGACCGCCTGAAGATCGTCGGGCTCGACCTGCGCGACCCGGCCCAGGTGGTGGCACTGGCGGACTCGGTCGCCGCCGAGGGCCCGCTGGACATCCTGATCAACAACGCGGCCCAGACCGTACGCCGCTCCCCGCAGGCCTACAGCGAACTGCTGGCCGCCGAGTCCGCCCCGCTGCCCGCCGGTGAGCTGCCCGCGGCCGAGGTGATCGGCACCTTCGGCTCCGGCGCGGTCCCCGCGCTGCCGCTGGCCTCGGCCGGCGCGCTGACCGCCCAGGACGTCACGGACCTCGCCCTGATCTCGGGCTCGGCCTCCCTGGAGCGGATCGCCGCCGGTACGGCGATCGACGCGGGCGGGCTCATCCCCGACCTGCACGACTCCAACAGCTGGATCCAGACGGTGGAGGAGGTGACGCCGGTCGAGCTCCTGGAGGTCCAGCTGTGCAACTCGACGGCGCCCTTCATCCTGATCAGCCGACTGCGTCCGTCGATGGCGTCCTCGTCGGCGGCGCGCACGTACATCGTGAACGTCTCCGCCATGGAGGGGGTCTTCGCCCGCGGCTACAAGGGCGCCGGGCACCCGCACACCAACATGGCCAAGGCCGCCCTGAACATGCTCACGCGCACCAGCGCCCAGGAGATGTTCGAGAAGGACGGCATCCTCATGACGGCCGTCGACACCGGCTGGATCACCGACGAGCGCCCGCACCCCGACAAGGTCCGGCTCGCCGAGGCGGGCTTCCACGCCCCGCTCGACCTGGTCGACGGCGCGGCCCGCGTCTACGACCCGATCGTGCGCGGCGAGGCGGGCGAGGACCTGTACGGCGTCTTCCTCAAGGACTACGCGCCGGGCAAGTGGTGA
- a CDS encoding sugar ABC transporter substrate-binding protein: MPGRTVRKRNRMRSVGTVATAVGASLVLAACGSTKDTVGSGGSGGGDGTGKVGVILPLLTSPFWQSYNDYVPKMAKSQGVDALKTVNSNSDPSQQITDINSQLNQGVKGLVVAPLDSAAIEAGLDQAERKGVPVVAVDVAPDKGKVAMVVRANNVAYGEKACQYLGEQIPSGKVVQIMGDLASVNGRERSEAFRACVKKNFPKLKVLEIPAKWESDTAASKLDTLLNANSDLKGIYMQAGGVYLAPTLQTLKSKGMLKKTGQAGHITIVSNDGIPQEYDAIRKGEIDATVSQPADLYAKYGMYYVKAAMQGKTFEPGPTDHDSTIVKLPSGILEDQLPAPLVTKDNVDDPDLWGNTVE; this comes from the coding sequence ATGCCCGGCAGGACAGTACGGAAGCGGAACAGGATGCGGAGTGTCGGCACGGTGGCCACGGCCGTCGGAGCCTCGCTCGTGCTCGCCGCGTGCGGCAGCACCAAGGACACCGTCGGCTCGGGCGGCAGCGGGGGAGGGGACGGCACCGGCAAGGTCGGGGTGATCCTGCCCCTGCTCACCTCGCCGTTCTGGCAGTCGTACAACGACTACGTGCCGAAGATGGCGAAGTCCCAAGGGGTCGACGCGCTGAAGACGGTCAACTCCAACAGCGACCCCTCGCAGCAGATCACCGACATCAACAGCCAGCTCAACCAGGGCGTCAAGGGCCTGGTCGTCGCCCCGCTGGACAGTGCCGCCATCGAGGCCGGCCTCGACCAGGCCGAGCGCAAGGGCGTACCGGTCGTCGCGGTCGACGTGGCGCCGGACAAGGGCAAGGTCGCCATGGTCGTACGCGCCAACAACGTGGCGTACGGCGAGAAGGCCTGCCAGTACCTCGGCGAGCAGATCCCCTCCGGCAAGGTCGTGCAGATCATGGGCGACCTCGCCTCGGTCAACGGCCGTGAGCGTTCCGAGGCGTTCCGCGCCTGCGTGAAGAAGAACTTCCCGAAGCTGAAGGTGCTGGAGATCCCCGCCAAGTGGGAGTCCGACACGGCCGCCTCGAAGCTGGACACCCTCCTCAACGCCAACTCCGACCTCAAGGGCATCTACATGCAGGCCGGCGGCGTCTACCTCGCGCCGACCCTGCAGACCCTCAAGTCGAAGGGCATGCTGAAGAAGACCGGGCAGGCGGGCCACATCACGATCGTCTCCAACGACGGCATCCCGCAGGAGTACGACGCCATCCGCAAGGGCGAGATCGACGCCACCGTCTCCCAGCCCGCCGACCTGTACGCCAAGTACGGCATGTACTACGTCAAGGCGGCCATGCAGGGCAAGACGTTCGAGCCGGGGCCGACCGACCACGACTCGACCATCGTCAAGCTGCCCAGCGGCATCCTCGAGGACCAGCTGCCCGCGCCGCTGGTCACCAAGGACAACGTCGACGACCCCGACCTGTGGGGGAACACAGTCGAATGA
- a CDS encoding FadR/GntR family transcriptional regulator: protein MNETAPHKGTVTERAIERIKAMIGEGRLEPGQRLPTERELAVQLGISRSSMREAIRALTVMGVLEARHGSGIYVTQLEAGDLLETFGVVADLSRGPRLVELLEVRRILESTATALAAARITPDQLAEVEKHLTAMNATDDPEVILAHDLAFHREIATAAGNEAMAAILDGLSSRTFRARVWRGYQEEGAFARTRREHAAIHRALVARDPEAARAAAAAHVGEVEEWLRAQLGS, encoded by the coding sequence GTGAACGAGACAGCCCCGCACAAGGGCACCGTGACGGAGCGCGCCATCGAGCGGATCAAGGCGATGATCGGCGAGGGCCGGCTGGAGCCGGGCCAGCGGCTGCCGACCGAGCGTGAACTGGCGGTCCAGCTGGGCATCTCGCGCAGTTCGATGCGCGAGGCGATCCGCGCGCTGACGGTGATGGGGGTACTGGAGGCGCGGCACGGTTCGGGCATCTACGTGACGCAACTGGAGGCGGGCGACCTCCTGGAGACGTTCGGCGTGGTCGCCGACCTGTCGCGCGGCCCGCGCCTGGTGGAGCTGCTGGAGGTGCGCCGCATCCTGGAGTCGACGGCGACCGCGCTGGCGGCGGCCCGGATCACCCCCGACCAGCTCGCCGAGGTGGAGAAGCACCTGACGGCGATGAACGCGACCGACGATCCGGAGGTGATCCTCGCCCACGACCTGGCCTTCCACCGCGAGATCGCCACGGCCGCCGGCAACGAGGCCATGGCCGCGATCCTGGACGGCCTGTCCTCCCGTACGTTCCGCGCCCGCGTCTGGCGCGGCTACCAGGAGGAGGGGGCCTTCGCCCGCACCCGCCGCGAACACGCCGCCATCCACCGGGCCCTGGTCGCCCGGGACCCGGAGGCGGCACGGGCGGCGGCGGCCGCGCACGTGGGAGAGGTCGAGGAGTGGCTGCGGGCGCAGCTCGGCAGCTGA